The nucleotide window CGCTGGCTTCCGCGAGGGCGTCGTCGTCGTTCTCCTCCCCGATAGTTACACGCGGCCCCTCGGCGGCGTCACTCTTGCAGTCGGCGGCGTCCACGCCAGCGAAGAGGCGCAGGAGCACGACCTGCTCCTCGACGGCGTCTAGTAGAGGGCCCAGGGCGGAGAAGTCCAGGTTGGCGCGGGCCAGGTTGGCCGTGCCAGCCACTACCAGGCGCTCCTCAGCCTCAGGGCGCAGGGCGGCCACGAGTTCCCTGGCGACGGCAGCCAGGATGGCGCGCTCCTCGGTGGGGGCCTGCTCGGCCAGGAGGGTGAGGGCAGGGATGACGTCCTCGGCTAGGTGCCCAGCCATGAGCTTATTGATGCGGGTGCGCAGGCGGTCCAGCACTAGGGGGTCCACAAGCTCTCCAGCGGGCAGACTTACAGTGCGCTGCTCCACGCGGCCAGTGTCAGTGATAATGACGAGCAGGACGCGGTTGGAGCCGAGGGCCACGAGTTCCAGGTGGCGCAGTGCGGTCCGCCGCAGGCTGGGGTACTCCACTACGGCGAGCTGGCCTGTCAGCTGGGCCAGGACACGCACAGTGCGTACCACTACCTCCTCCAGGTCTACTGCACCGGAGAGCAGCCGAGTGATGGCGGCGCGCTCGGGGGCGGAGAGGGGTTTGACGGCGGCGATGCAGTCTACAAAGAGCCGGTAGCCCTTCTGGGTGGGGATACGCCCGGCACTGGTGTGGGGCTGGTGGATGTAGCCCTCATCCTCTAGGGCCGCCATGTCATTGCGGATGGTGGCTGGGGACACGCCTAGGCGGTAGCGCTCTACGAGAGTACGGGAGCCTACGGGCTCGCGGGTGCGCACATAGTCGGTGACGATGGCGGAGAGAACCTTGAGGCGACGGTCCTCAGTCATGGCTGCTCCTTTCCTTCGTGCACCGGGCGCTTGTGCTCCCGGCTTGGTGGCTCCCGGGCTCCGAACGTGTTAGCACTCGCAGGGGTCGAGTGCCATCCTACGCCGGGGCTCGGCGTGCCCAACCGGCCTGGCGCGTGACCTTCACCTAGCGTGCCTAAAGTGAACATGCCCGTCCCATACTCCCGTCCCGTCCCCGGTTCTACTGTGGCCCGCCGTCTGGCTTTGCGCGAGCAGGCCCAAGGTCAAGTACTAGGTCAGGCCCAGGGAGACACTCTGCCTGGGCAAACACCCGCTCGAACTGCCGGTAGGCGTGGCACCCAGCCGCCGCGTAGGCCCGCTCCACTGTCGGGAAATGACCGCTACGGTGCGGACGTGCTGACCACCAACCCGCACCGCGTGGGGCCTGGGGCGATCCGACCTGAGTCAACACATGTGGTCTTGCAACGCGGCATGGTGTTGGAGGACCGGGAGACCGGCTTTGTGGGGGCGGCTGTGGCCGTGGAGAAGTCTGGTGGGCGGCACGTGGTGGTGTTGAAGGACCGTCAT belongs to Actinomyces trachealis and includes:
- the hrcA gene encoding heat-inducible transcriptional repressor HrcA translates to MTEDRRLKVLSAIVTDYVRTREPVGSRTLVERYRLGVSPATIRNDMAALEDEGYIHQPHTSAGRIPTQKGYRLFVDCIAAVKPLSAPERAAITRLLSGAVDLEEVVVRTVRVLAQLTGQLAVVEYPSLRRTALRHLELVALGSNRVLLVIITDTGRVEQRTVSLPAGELVDPLVLDRLRTRINKLMAGHLAEDVIPALTLLAEQAPTEERAILAAVARELVAALRPEAEERLVVAGTANLARANLDFSALGPLLDAVEEQVVLLRLFAGVDAADCKSDAAEGPRVTIGEENDDDALAEASVITATYGLGSGDAIAHLGVIGPTRMDYPATIAAVNAVALYLSRFLTGPQQ